Below is a genomic region from Nilaparvata lugens isolate BPH chromosome 8, ASM1435652v1, whole genome shotgun sequence.
CAGTCACTCCAACTCCTCGCACCTCTGCACTGAATGTCAAATCATATCCAATGCTAGAGATATGGTTTTTCTTCAAGTAGGCGAGACTTTTGTGGAAAGTGTAATCCTCACTTTCCATATTTGTGTTCTTGAACAGAAAATCCAGAATATGCTTGTAGGAGGAACAAGTAAAGTAGCACTCGAGAAGTTTGTTGTCATAGATTTCTTTTGCAATCACCCTCCCGATGAATTTGAAGTGGAGAAGATGGTCCAGGTTGTAGTGCAATGAGGTATTCATAGTGAACATCACTTTGTCGCCCTCTGATGTGGTGAAAAGTGCATAATCTGGGTTGAAAATCTCCCTCGATATGATAATATACCATTCTAACAACAGGCCTCCACCATCCTGCCCTTCTTCCCCTTCGAAGACTATGTAGAAGCGGTTCTTCCATTCTTCAGGAGTACAATGGTGCAATTCGTGGAAGGAGTCCTCGAAGATGGATGCCCTCTTAATGTGCAGAGGGAGTTCTTTGCAACAAACTGCCTCATCAACACGCTCAAGCTCACTGCGGAAGTAACGTCGTTTCACATCAAAGTCCAACATGCAGGTATGATTGACCAACACCGAGAAAGGCCTGTCCACAAGTGGCATGCTGCTCTGGCAGCTTCTTCTTTAAATGTTCGTTGTTTCGTAGCTTCTGACTGTCCTCATACACTGGCAAGTCAAGTTGATTGAAACAGGTATGAGCCGAAGGAAAATCTGTCGGTTGACCTCTCGTCATGGTGTATCTGGAATTTCTGGACTCCATTCATACCCTCAAGGGCTGAAAAGCCTTGGAGTAGCACTTTCAATGTACCGGTCACGAACTGAAGGAACTTTGCCCTTTCAGCTAGGTTGAATTCATGTAGGGCTCTCCAGTACCATTGAATCTGGAGGGAGCTGTGTTGGTAATTGTAAAACTCAGTGTTTGCTTTGAGATCATTGATGAAGATTGGGTAGGTcgaaaatgagcaattcaagtTCCTGTTTGTTGAAAATACCCATCAATCGGTTGGGAATGATGTCATAGAATCCTTCAAGGAAAGCATCCAGTTGCTTGCGGATGGCTCCAGTCATTTTTATCTGACAAACCAGATGTATGTACTCGAGCTTGTTCTCTTCAGTGATGGGTATGTGTACTCGAGCTTGTTCTCTTCAGTGACGGGTATGTTTTTTGTCCATCTGGTTCCAGTTCCCTCACCTCAGTCACTCCAACTCCTCGCACCTCTGCACTGAATGTCAAATCATATCCAATGCTAGAGATATGGTTTTTCTTCAAGTAGGCGAGACTTTTGTAGAAAGTGTAATCCTCACTTTCCATATCTGTGTACTTGACCAGAATATCCAGAGTATGCTTGTAGAAGGAACGAGTAGAGGAGCACTCGAGAAGTTTGTTGTCATAGATTTCTTTTGCAATCACCCTCCCGATGAATTTGAAGTAGAGAAGATCGTCCGGGTTGTAGTGCAATGAGGTATTTATAGTGAACATCACTTTTTCGCCCTCTGATGTAGTGGAAAGTGCATAATCCGGGTTGAAAATCTCCCTCGATATGATCATATACCATTCTAGCAACAGGCCTCCGGCATCCTGCCCATCTTCCCCTTCGAAGANNNNNNNNNNNNNNNNNNNNNNNNNNNNNNNNNNNNNNNNNNNNNNNNNNNNNNNNNNNNNNNNNNNNNNNNNNNNNNNNNNNNNNNNNNNNNNNNNNNNTTGAAGGGGAAGAAGGGCAGGATGCCAGAGGCCTGTTGTTAGAATGGTATATGATCATATCGAGGGAGATTTTCAACCCAGATTATGCACTTTTCACTACATCAGATGCCGACAAAGTGATGTTCACTATAAATACCTCATTGCACTACAACCCGGACCATCTTCTCTACTTCAAATTCATCGGGAGGGTGATTGCAAAAGAAATCTATGACAACAAACTTCTCAAGTGCTACTTCCGCTTCTACATAGTCTTTGAAGGGGAAGAAGGGCAGGATGCCAGAGGCCTGTTGTTAGAATGGTATATGATCATATCGAGGGAGATTTTCAACCCAGATTATGCACTTTTCACTACATCAGATGCCGACAAAGTGATGTTCACTATAAATACCTCATTGCACTTCAACCCGGATCATCTTCTCTACTTCAAATTCATCGGGAGGGTGATTGCAAAAGAAATCTATGATAACAAACTTCTCGAGTGATCCTCTACTCGTTCCTTCTACAAGCATACTCTGGATATTCTGGTCAAGTACACAGATATGGAAAGTGAGGATTACACCTTCTACAAAAGTCTCGCCTACTTGAAGAAAAACCATATCTCTAGCATTGGATATGATTTGACATTCAGTGCAGAGGTGCGAGGAGTTGGAGTGACTGAGGTGAGGGAACTGGAACCAGATGGACAAAAAACATACCCATCACTGAAGAGAACAAGCTCGAGTACATACATCTGGTTTGTCAGATGAAAATGACTGGAGCCATCCGCAAGCAACTGGATGCTTCCCTCGAAGGATTTTATGACATCATTCCCAACCGACTGATGGGTATTTTCAACAAACAGGAacttgaattgctcattttcgACCTACCCAATCTTCATCAATGATCTCAAAGCAAACACTGAGTATTACAATTACCAGCACAGCTCCCTCCAGATTCAATGGTTCTGGAGAGCCCTACATGAATTCAACCTAGCTGAAAGGGCAAAGTTCCTTCAGTTTGTGACCGGTACATTGAAAGTGCCACTCCAAAGCTTCTCAGCCCTTGAGGGTATGAATGGAGTCCAGAAATTCCAGATACACCATGACGAGAGGTCAACCGACAGATTTTCCTTCGGCTCATACCTGTTTCAATCAACTTGACTTGCCAGTGTATGAGGACAGTCAGAAGCTGCGAAACAACCTTCTGAAAGCCAATCACGAGTGCTTGGAGGGCTTCAGATTTGCTTAATCAACTTCAATGCCTCTATAAAAGAGGCAGtcaaaattattgcatttgaaaaaatcagaAGAAGAGATTGTCACTGATATATGTTCaaatatgtttatatatgttttaGGTTTAAATCCAGAGGAAAGATCAAGATTAGTATTCTAGTTCAAGCCTAGAAATTTTAGGGACCTCGACAAAATATGCATTCAATCACAAATTCTTATATTTGCGGATAGAGAAAGAGATCAATTTGAGTCACATTCAGATAGAAACGTACAATGAACATTCAAAGAAGAAGCTGCCAGAGCAGCATGCCACTTGTAGACAGGCCTTTCTCGGTGTTGGTCAATCATACCCGCATGTTGGACTTTGATGTGAAACGACGATACTTCCACAGTGAGCTGAAGAGTGTTGACGAGGCGGATCATTGCAAAGAACTCCCTCTGCACATTTAGAGGGCATCCATCTTCGAGGACTCCTTCCACTAATTGCACCATTGTACTCCTGAAGAATGGAAGAACCGCTTCTACATAGTCTTTGAAGGGGAAGAAGGGCAGGATGCCGGAGGCCTGTTGTTAGAATGGTATATGATCATATCGAGGGAGATTTTCAACCCGGATTATGCACTTTCCACCACATCAGAGGGCGACAAAGTGATGTTCACTATAAATACCTCATTGCACTTCAACCCGGACCATCTTCTCCACTTCAAATTCATCGGGAGGGTGATTGCAAAAGAAATCTATGACAACAAACTTCTCGAGTGCTACTCTACTCGTTTCTTCTACAAGCATACTCTGGATATTCTGGTCAAGTACACAGATATGGAAAGTGAGGATTACACTTTCTACAAAAGTCTCGCCTACTTGAAGAAAAACCATATCTCTAGCATTGGATATGATTTGACATTCAGTACAGAGGTGCGAGGAGTTGGAGTGACTGAGGTGTGGGAACTGGAACCAGATGGACAAAAAACATACCCATCACTGAAGAGAACAAGCTCGAGTACATACATCTGGTTTGTCAGATGAAAATGACTGGAGCCATCCGCAAGCAACTGAATGCTTCCCTCGAAGGATTTTATGACATCATTCCCAACCGACTGATGGGTATTTTCAACAAACAGGAacttgaattgctcattttcgACCTACCCAATCTTCATCAATGATCTCAAAGCAAACACTGAGTGTTACAATTACCAGCACAGCTCCCTCCAGATTCAATGGTTCTGGAGAGCCCTACATGAATTCAACCTAGCTGAAAGTGCCACTCCAAGGCTTCTCAGCCCTTGAGGGTATGAATGGAGTCCAGAAATTCCAGATACACTATGACGAGAGGTCAACCGACAGATTTTCCTTTGGCTCATACCTGTTTCAATCAACTTGACTTGCCAGTGTATGAGGACAGTCAGAAGCTGCGAAACAACCTTCTGAAAGCCAATCACGAGTGCTTGGAGGGCTTCAGATTCGCTTAATCCACTTTAATGCCTCTATAAAAGAGGCAGTCAAGATTAttgcatttgaaaaaatcagaAGAAGAGATTGTCACTGATTTATGTTTaaatatgtttatatatgttttaGGTTTAAATCCAGAGGAAAGATCAAGATTAGTATTCTAGTTCAAGCCTAGAAATTTTAGGGACCTCGACAAAATATGCATTCAATCACAAATTCTTCTATTTGCGGATAGAGAAAGAGATCAATTTGAGTCACATTCAGATAGAAACGTACAATGAACATTCAAAGAAGAAGCTGCCAGAGCAGCATGCCACTTGTAGACAGGCCTTTCTTGGTGTTGGTCAATCATACCCGCATGTTGGACTTTGATGTGAAAAGACATTACTTCCACAGTGAGCTGAAGAGTGTTGACGAGGCGGTTCGTTGCAAAGAACTCCCTCTGCACATTTAGAGGGCTTTCATCTTCGAGGACTCCTTCCACAAATTGCA
It encodes:
- the LOC120352726 gene encoding E3 ubiquitin-protein ligase HUWE1-like; translation: MIISREIFNPDYALSTTSEGEKVMFTINTSLHYNPDDLLYFKFIGRVIAKEIYDNKLLECSSTRSFYKHTLDILVKYTDMESEDYTFYKSLAYLKKNHISSIGYDLTFSAEVRGVGVTEVRELEPDGQKTYPSLKRTSSSTYIWFVR